The Ascaphus truei isolate aAscTru1 chromosome 3, aAscTru1.hap1, whole genome shotgun sequence genome includes a region encoding these proteins:
- the AMER2 gene encoding APC membrane recruitment protein 2 yields MDLHCDCAETPAAEQPSGKINKTAFKLFGKRKSGSAMPTIFGVRNKGEGKSTGKMGMVRSKTLDGLADVLESNKKEEPCVGAGADKLNADINTKVVTINPDVSSSSPVAKSHSFFSLLKKNGKSENVKGENAEQKPGCRQKKGLKGLFNSMRWNKKEKSYKEDREEPLENQPGLILPSSLTASLECIKEEIQRPLCEPENAADELAVGLPCEEHSEEVNASVEENQVKGGEESPCSSPNAEKPQEEDAPGVQHVENLCQLPDPDVETLQDKEEDITGCGDIIADHDDEGGNSTSAKNAPGNGRKSTSKKNQHIVAYQGGGEEMASPDQVDDTYIQELWDTIPQAEEAGTDMGKIESTSQASREGKGPEGTWDAEAVKPTKLKQVAINQHEKDGQKQRECIRNSDEGYWDSTTPGQEEEPVKNVGKQALPRDSYSGDALYDLYTEPDENVAGAHAEEEISCLPLSKPLSPVTTTCPVKTASFNKDSKIPISIKHLPVHPPSHGTDTNSSSSSSAVQQPSVKSEMPRTKIPVSKVLVRRVSNRVLTGTSVKTTTFHDPPKK; encoded by the exons ATGGACTTGCATTGTGATTGTGCGGAGACTCCAGCAGCTGAGCAGCCATCGGGGAAGATTAACAAGACGGCTTTTAAATTATTTGGGAAGAGAAAATCTGGCAGTGCCATGCCAACTATTTTCGGTGtgagaaacaagggagaggggaaAAGCACAGGCAAAATGGGAATGGTGCGGAGCAAAACCCTGGATGGATTAGCTGATGTGCTGGAGAGCAACAAGAAAGAGGAGCCGTGTGTTGGTGCCGGGGCTGATAAACTGAACGCTGATATTAACACCAAGGTTGTGACAATCAACCCAGATGTCTCCTCCAGCAGCCCTGTGGCTAAGTCACACAGTTTTTTTTCTTTGCTGAAAAAGAATGGCAAATCTGAAAATGTCAAGGGAGAGAATGCAGAGCAGAAGCCTGGCTGCAGACAAAAGAAAGGACTGAAAGGGCTCTTTAACAGCATGCGATGGAATAAAAAGGAGAAAAGCTAcaaggaggatagagaggagcctTTGGAAAATCAGCCTGGCCTTATTTTGCCGAGCTCTTTGACTGCAAGTTTAGAATGCATTAAGGAGGAAATACAAAGACCGTTGTGTGAACCGGAAAATGCAGCAGATGAGCTTGCCGTTGGTTTGCCCTGTGAGGAACACAGTGAGGAGGTAAACGCCTCAGTGGAGGAGAATCAAGTTAAGGGAGGTGAGGAATCTCCATGCTCATCACCCAATGCTGAAAAACCCCAAGAAGaggatgctccaggcgtccaacACGTGGAGAACCTTTGCCAGCTACCAGATCCAGATGTGGAGACCCTGCaggataaggaggaagacataaCAG GATGTGGCGATATTATTGCAGACCATGATGATGAAGGAGGAAACAGCACCAGTGCAAAGAATGCCCCCGGCAATGGCAGGAAATCCACTTCTAAAAAGAACCAACATATTGTTGCCTatcagggaggaggagaggagatggCAAGTCCTGATCAGGTAGATGACACCTACATACAGGAATTATGGGACACAATCCCCCAAGCAGAGGAAGCAGGCACAGACATGGGAAAAATCGAAAGCACCTCTCAGGCCTCAAGGGAAGGAAAAGGTCCTGAGGGCACATGGGATGCAGAGGCCGTAAAACCAACTAAACTGAAACAGGTGGCAATAAATCAACATGAGAAAGATGGTCAAAAACAGCGAGAGTGTATACGCAATAGTGATGAGGGTTACTGGGATTCAACAACACCAGGTCAAGAAGAAGAACCAGTAAAGAATGTGGGAAAGCAAGCTCTTCCCAGAGATAGTTATAGTGGAGATGCTCTCTATGACCTATATACAGAACCTGATGAAAATGTAGCAGGAGCTCATGCAGAAGAAGAAATATCCTGCCTGCCCCTTTCCAAACCACTGTCTCCAGTAACTACCACATGCCCAGTGAAAACAGCAAGTTTTAACAAGGACTCTAAGATACCCATCAGCATTAAACATCTGCCAGTGCATCCCCCCAGTCACGGCACAGAtaccaacagcagcagcagctcctcAGCTGTACAACAACCATCAGTAAAAAGTGAAATGCCCAGAACGAAAATCCCAGTATCCAAGGTACTTGTGCGAAGGGTCAGCAATAGGGTCTTAACAGGGACTTCAGTTAAAACAACAACATTCCACGATCCTCCCAAAAAATAA